The Panicum virgatum strain AP13 chromosome 5K, P.virgatum_v5, whole genome shotgun sequence genome has a window encoding:
- the LOC120707569 gene encoding putative receptor protein kinase ZmPK1 translates to MARYVICLAFILLLAAVPWPSAAAQHALGAGSSLTVEDHGRPFLTSSDGSFSCGFQEAGENAFSFSVWYAGAAEKTAVWTANPGVPVSGQSSRISFRGDGNLALDDANGTTVWESKTSGSGGGALTISLLDTGNLVISDPSTGGRAVWQSFDWPTDTLVPSQPLTKETRLVAGYFSLYYDNDNVLRLLYDGPEVSSNYWPNPDYSLFENNRIGYNTSRIGVLDDTGVFRSSDNLVVEASDLGPGIKRRLTIDHDGNLRIYSLSTSTGAWTVSWAALQQPCSAQGLCGENAICEYQPSLRCSCLPGHEMVNPRDWSQGCKPMLSSSTTSCGIHATPPEKFKFVELQDTDFYGFDLAVNFSVSFEDCKKLCLEMCSCAAFSYRLAGTGVCYPKGTLFNGYRSPNYAGSTHLKVPYSFDTSAAATSVSARGTAGLACNPNDDPVALTGSQDNRWPYLFAFAGVLGVLDLLFIATGWWFLSGKQSTPSSLEAGYTMLRGQFRRFTYRDLKAATGNFKEELGRGGSGVVYRGVVDQGRVVAVKKLAGVEQGDEEFWAEMTVIGRINHMNLVRTWGFCSEGRHKMLVYEYVENESLDRHLFATDRRPLPWDDRYRIALGTARGLAYLHHECLEWVVHCDVKPENILLTREFVAKIADFGLAKLSKRDDRSGVEFSRMRGTLGYMAPEWALNLPINAKVDVYSYGIVLLEIVTGRRISQQTTADGVLLEAGQVAQAARRVVARGDVGSLVDSRIQGQFNARQAQEMLRISLLCIEEKKKRPTMDEIAKALTELDDEDEHPAYRS, encoded by the coding sequence ATGGCAAGATACGTAATCTGTCTAGCCTTCATCTTGCTGCTTGCCGCTGTGCCgtggccgtcggcggcggcgcagcacgcGCTAGGGGCCGGGTCCTCTCTGACGGTGGAAGACCACGGGCGGCCGTTCCTGACTTCCTCCGATGGCAGTTTCTCCTGCGGCTTCCAGGAGGCCGGCGAGaacgccttctccttctccgtctggtacgccggcgcggcggagaaGACCGCTGTCTGGACGGCGAACCCCGGCGTCCCGGTGAGTGGCCAGAGCTCTAGGATCTCGTTCCGCGGCGACGGGAACCTGGCCCTCGACGACGCCAACGGGACCACGGTGTGGGAGAGCAAGACGagtggcagtggcggcggcgccctgacCATCTCCCTCCTCGACACCGGCAACCTCGTCATCTCTGACCCGTccaccggcggccgcgccgtgtGGCAGAGCTTCGACTGGCCGACGGACACGCTGGTCCCGTCGCAGCCGCTCACCAAGGAGACGAGGCTGGTTGCCGGGTACTTCAGCCTCTACTACGACAACGACAACGTGCTGCGGCTCCTCTACGACGGCCCAGAGGTATCGAGCAACTACTGGCCGAATCCGGATTATAGCCTGTTCGAGAACAACCGGATAGGCTACAACACCTCAAGGATCGGTGTCCTCGATGACACCGGCGTGTTCCGCTCCAGCGACAACCTTGTGGTCGAGGCCTCCGACCTGGGCCCCGGCATCAAGCGACGGCTGACCATCGATCACGATGGCAACTTGAGAATCTACAGCCTGAGCACGTCAACGGGAGCCTGGACGGTCTCATGGGCGGCACTGCAGCAACCGTGCTCCGCGCAAGGGCTGTGCGGCGAGAACGCGATATGCGAATACCAACCAAGTCTCAGATGCTCGTGCTTGCCGGGACACGAGATGGTCAACCCGCGGGACTGGAGCCAAGGCTGCAAGCCAATGCTCAGCTCCAGCACTACCAGCTGCGGCATCCATGCTACGCCGCCGGAGAAGTTTAAGTTCGTCGAGCTGCAGGACACCGACTTCTACGGATTCGACTTGGCGGTGAACTTCTCTGTTTCGTTCGAGGACTGCAAGAAGCTATGCCTGGAAATGTGCTCGTGCGCCGCCTTCTCTTACCGGCTTGCGGGCACAGGCGTCTGCTACCCAAAAGGCACGCTCTTCAACGGCTACAGATCTCCAAATTACGCCGGGAGCACACACCTCAAAGTTCCTTACAGTTTCGACAcgtcagcagcagcaacctcggTTTCTGCACGGGGCACCGCAGGCCTTGCTTGCAATCCTAACGACGATCCCGTGGCGCTCACAGGATCCCAGGATAATAGATGGCCGTACTTGTTTGCGTTCGCAGGAGTACTCGGAGTCCTCGATCTTCTCTTTATTGCCACAGGTTGGTGGTTCCTTTCAGGCAAACAGAGCACGCCCAGCTCACTAGAGGCCGGCTACACGATGCTCAGAGGCCAGTTCAGGAGGTTCACGTACCGGGACCTCAAGGCCGCGACGGGAAACTTCAAGGAAGAGCTCGGCCGGGGCGGCTCCGGCGTCGTGTACCGTGGAGTGGTCGACCAAGGCAGGGTGGTGGCCGTGAAGAAGCTGGCAGGCGTGGAACAAGGCGACGAGGAGTTCTGGGCGGAGATGACGGTGATCGGAAGGATCAACCACATGAACCTCGTCCGAACCTGGGGGTTCTGCTCCGAAGGCAGGCACAAGATGCTGGTGTACGAGTACGTGGAGAACGAGTCGCTGGACAGGCACCTGTTCGCCACGGACAGGAGGCCGCTGCCCTGGGACGACCGGTACAGGATCGCGCTGGGCACGGCCAGGGGCCTCGCCTACCTCCACCACGAGTGCCTCGAGTGGGTCGTCCACTGCGACGTGAAGCCGGAGAACATCCTGCTGACGAGGGAGTTCGTCGCCAAGATCGCCGACTTCGGGCTGGCCAAGCTGTCCAAGAGGGACGACCGCTCCGGCGTGGAGTTTTCCCGCATGAGGGGGACGCTGGGGTACATGGCGCCCGAGTGGGCGCTGAACCTTCCTATCAACGCCAAGGTCGACGTCTACAGCTACGGCATCGTGCTGCTGGAGATCGTGACCGGAAGGAGGATATCGCAGCAGACGACGGCGGATGGGGTGCTCTTGGAGGCTGGGCAGGTCGcccaggcggcgaggcgggtgGTGGCTAGAGGGGATGTCGGGTCCCTAGTGGACAGTAGGATTCAGGGGCAGTTCAATGCCCGGCAGGCCCAGGAAATGTTGAGAATTTCCTTGCTGTGCatagaggagaagaagaagaggccgACTATGGATGAGATTGCCAAGGCTCTCACAGAGTTGGACGACGAGGACGAGCACCCCGCGTACAGGTCATAA
- the LOC120707568 gene encoding uncharacterized protein LOC120707568: protein MEMQQQRSTGVGEVERQCLPSPNGVVPLLVAMPGGGGVGPWASTAAPSVQERNYKSLLHASDATDLLKDHQNTGNNFEDDREVPWLKHWLSSSSLEWILLEMASQFIAAASGAVGPIFFFHGLVFRSPIAAEVAATEQAHHSWDIQISACAGTQHRISELSSISFIYFHVKT, encoded by the exons ATGGAAATGCAGCAACAGAG ATCCACTGGTGTAGGAGAAGTGGAACGGCAGTGCCTCCCCTCCCCCAACGGCGTCGTTCCTCTCCTTGTAGCgatgccgggcggcggcggcgttggcccATGGGCTTCCACAGCTGCTCCCTCAGTGCAGGAACGGAACTACAAAAGCCTCCTCCATGCATCCGATGCTACAGACCTGTTGAAGGACCATCAGAACACGGGCAACAACTTCGAGGATGACCGTGAGGTGCCTTGGCTGAAGCACTGGCTCTCATCTTCTTCGCTGGAATGGATTTTGCTGGAGATGGCCTCCCAATTCATCG CGGCAGCCTCAGGAGCTGTTGGACCTATTTTTTTTTTCCACGGTTTAGTTTTCAGAAGTCCAATAGCAGCAGAAGTGGCGGCAACG GAGCAAGCCCACCATAGCTGGGATATTCAGATATCAGCTTGCGCAGGTACACAGCATAGGATCAGCGAGCTTTCAAGTATTAG